One window from the genome of Devosia yakushimensis encodes:
- a CDS encoding ABC transporter substrate-binding protein, whose product MTTSLFPRRTIMALGLAVAMGGTMLSGTALPAWAQQMTDVGTPRAETLVVDMLNARVGNPTNMNMYQQGVTINHGYHQLAGALLYDIDTAKGAQIPDLASAMPEALNADFTKFKVALREGLTWSDGQPFSADDVVFTDQMLRNTPALAYSAAYTAQIASVTKVDANTVEITTTKPTPRLAIVLGSVIYGNPFHIVPKHIWEKEDPATFTNFPPVTISAYKYKDHDPNGTWFLWEKREDWQNTDIGQIVGEPAAKYVLFRSYGTEERRVLAMAANDIDILTDISPESLDILRGQNPKVRAWFNDFPYANLDDPCERGIHFNTSKAPYDDAKTRWALALAINAEQASIATFSGMMRASPLAIPPTTVLMDTYHQPMAQWLGEFALEDGYKPFDPDYAVRLGERLRSEGVAGIPEDPEALRELLGVGWWKHDPEQATKLLTEAGFTNNGGQWLKPDGTPFTINILAPADFEVQSQRLAFAVANEWTQFGIPAQVQQMQAGAFFTAENTGDYEVGSYWGSSCAITPDLFVRMESWHKDYVRDNGTPASSNQGRYVDDELSALIDQLRAVPADDPKIVPLGTDILKELVEGLPVIEMFGTSKFVPVNETYWTNYPSADNYYEGPWWWWSNFKFIAAKLKPAAE is encoded by the coding sequence ATGACCACAAGCCTATTTCCCCGCCGGACAATAATGGCGCTCGGCCTCGCCGTCGCCATGGGCGGTACCATGCTCAGCGGCACGGCGCTGCCCGCATGGGCCCAGCAGATGACCGATGTCGGCACGCCACGCGCCGAAACCCTGGTCGTCGACATGCTCAATGCCCGGGTCGGCAATCCGACCAATATGAACATGTATCAGCAGGGCGTGACCATCAATCACGGCTATCACCAATTGGCCGGCGCCTTGCTCTATGACATCGACACGGCCAAGGGCGCGCAGATTCCCGATCTGGCATCGGCCATGCCCGAGGCGCTCAACGCGGATTTCACCAAGTTCAAGGTGGCTTTGCGCGAGGGGCTGACCTGGAGCGACGGGCAGCCCTTTTCGGCCGATGACGTGGTGTTCACCGACCAGATGCTGCGCAATACCCCGGCTTTGGCCTATAGCGCGGCCTATACCGCCCAGATCGCTTCGGTGACCAAGGTGGACGCCAATACAGTCGAGATCACCACCACCAAGCCGACGCCTCGCCTCGCCATCGTTTTGGGCTCGGTGATCTATGGCAATCCGTTCCACATCGTGCCCAAGCATATCTGGGAAAAGGAAGATCCGGCGACCTTCACCAATTTCCCGCCGGTGACCATCAGCGCCTACAAATACAAGGACCATGACCCCAATGGCACCTGGTTCCTGTGGGAGAAGCGCGAGGATTGGCAGAATACCGATATCGGGCAGATCGTGGGCGAGCCGGCGGCCAAATATGTGCTGTTCCGCAGCTATGGCACCGAGGAGCGGCGCGTATTGGCCATGGCGGCCAATGATATCGATATCCTGACCGATATTTCCCCGGAAAGCCTCGATATCCTGCGCGGGCAGAACCCCAAGGTGCGCGCCTGGTTCAACGATTTCCCCTATGCCAATCTCGATGACCCTTGCGAGCGCGGCATTCATTTCAATACGTCCAAGGCGCCCTATGACGATGCCAAGACGCGCTGGGCGCTGGCACTGGCCATCAATGCCGAACAGGCCAGTATCGCGACCTTCTCGGGCATGATGCGGGCGTCTCCGCTGGCCATTCCGCCGACCACGGTGCTGATGGATACCTATCACCAGCCCATGGCGCAGTGGCTGGGCGAATTTGCGCTGGAGGATGGCTATAAGCCGTTTGATCCGGACTATGCGGTGCGCTTAGGCGAACGGCTGCGCTCGGAAGGGGTGGCGGGGATTCCGGAAGACCCCGAAGCCTTGCGCGAATTGCTGGGCGTGGGCTGGTGGAAGCATGATCCGGAACAGGCGACCAAGCTTTTGACCGAGGCCGGCTTTACCAATAATGGCGGGCAATGGCTCAAGCCCGATGGTACGCCCTTTACCATCAATATCCTGGCCCCGGCCGATTTCGAGGTGCAGTCGCAGCGCCTGGCCTTTGCGGTGGCCAATGAGTGGACGCAGTTCGGCATTCCAGCCCAGGTGCAGCAGATGCAGGCTGGGGCGTTCTTCACCGCCGAGAACACCGGCGATTATGAAGTGGGGTCCTATTGGGGCTCGTCCTGCGCCATCACGCCCGATCTCTTCGTGCGCATGGAAAGCTGGCACAAGGATTATGTGCGCGACAATGGCACGCCGGCCTCGTCCAACCAGGGCCGCTATGTCGATGACGAGCTGAGCGCGCTGATCGACCAGCTCCGAGCGGTACCGGCCGACGATCCCAAGATCGTGCCGCTGGGCACCGATATTCTCAAGGAACTGGTGGAAGGCCTGCCGGTTATCGAGATGTTCGGCACGTCCAAATTCGTGCCGGTGAACGAGACCTATTGGACCAATTACCCCTCGGCCGACAATTATTATGAGGGCCCGTGGTGGTGGTGGAGCAATTTCAAGTTCATCGCGGCGAAGTTGAAGCCGGCGGCGGAGTAA
- a CDS encoding ABC transporter permease — MRNFFLHAPFRLYLGVALVALCVILGAILPWFAPGDPLVWYTAPRNQNPGAAHWLGTTSLGQDVFWLLTYALRNSLILGLIVAGLSTIIGVFLGLAAGYAGGWLDRVLSFFMDALLCIPTLPILILMAALFSGQLALPIVGLLLVVFNWPYPARQVRAVALTMREREFINVAWFSGESSVRILVRHIFPYIAGWSAANFINTVLVGISTESALAVIGLSSAQQATLGTMIYWAINYQALLGGKYVWIGSPVIAIVLLFIGLFLVSSGLSMRSSARRMSV; from the coding sequence ATGCGCAATTTCTTCCTTCATGCCCCGTTCCGGCTCTATCTCGGCGTCGCGCTGGTGGCACTCTGCGTTATCCTGGGGGCTATCCTGCCCTGGTTCGCGCCAGGCGATCCTCTGGTCTGGTACACGGCGCCGCGTAACCAAAATCCGGGTGCGGCTCATTGGCTGGGCACGACGAGCCTGGGCCAGGATGTGTTCTGGCTTTTGACCTATGCGCTGCGCAATTCGCTGATCCTGGGCCTCATCGTGGCGGGGCTATCGACCATCATAGGCGTCTTTCTCGGCCTTGCCGCGGGCTATGCCGGTGGCTGGCTCGACCGGGTGCTGTCGTTCTTCATGGATGCGCTGCTCTGCATCCCGACACTCCCCATCCTGATCCTGATGGCGGCCCTGTTCAGCGGGCAATTGGCGCTGCCCATCGTCGGGCTGCTGCTGGTGGTCTTCAACTGGCCCTATCCGGCCCGGCAGGTGCGGGCGGTGGCGCTGACCATGCGCGAGCGCGAATTCATCAATGTCGCGTGGTTTTCCGGGGAGTCGAGCGTACGGATCCTCGTGCGTCACATCTTCCCCTATATCGCGGGCTGGTCGGCGGCCAATTTCATCAACACGGTGCTGGTCGGCATTTCGACCGAAAGCGCGCTGGCGGTGATCGGGCTATCGAGCGCGCAACAGGCGACGCTGGGCACGATGATCTATTGGGCCATCAATTATCAGGCGCTGCTGGGCGGCAAATATGTGTGGATCGGCTCACCGGTCATCGCCATCGTCCTGCTGTTCATCGGGCTGTTCCTCGTTTCCTCGGGGCTTTCCATGCGGTCCTCGGCCCGGAGGATGAGCGTATGA
- a CDS encoding ABC transporter ATP-binding protein has protein sequence MIEVDNVTVGYGSAGFIKAVDGVSLTINDNEILGIAGESGSGKSTLMRAIYGDFSTGLRIQSGTVTGRFTDPRSGKVIEAPSSRFAPLWWDQISYIPQGSMSVLNPLMKIEAQVVDGLPKRERQGSRGELRARIAAFLAGFGLEENVLDAYPHQLSGGMRQRVLVAIAAFVNPRLILADEPTTALDVVVQKKILLMMVEIQRRQRNCLVLVSHDLGVHYQITDRLVIMYQGRIVEQGPTADIFANPQHDYTKNLIASLPRLHGKRAVETLGAVS, from the coding sequence ATGATCGAAGTCGACAATGTTACGGTGGGCTATGGCTCGGCCGGTTTCATCAAGGCGGTCGATGGGGTGAGCCTCACCATCAACGACAATGAAATCCTGGGTATTGCCGGGGAATCGGGGTCGGGCAAATCCACGCTGATGCGGGCCATTTACGGGGATTTTTCGACCGGGCTGCGCATCCAGAGCGGCACGGTCACCGGGCGGTTCACTGATCCCCGTTCCGGCAAGGTGATCGAGGCGCCATCGAGCCGGTTCGCGCCGCTCTGGTGGGACCAGATCAGCTATATCCCGCAGGGCTCGATGAGCGTGCTCAACCCATTGATGAAAATCGAGGCGCAGGTTGTGGACGGCTTGCCCAAGCGCGAGCGCCAGGGCAGTCGCGGCGAATTGCGGGCGCGCATCGCCGCATTCCTGGCCGGGTTCGGCCTAGAGGAAAACGTGCTCGACGCCTATCCGCATCAGCTATCGGGCGGCATGCGGCAACGCGTGCTGGTGGCCATCGCGGCTTTCGTCAATCCAAGGCTGATCCTGGCCGATGAGCCGACCACGGCGCTCGACGTGGTGGTGCAAAAGAAGATCCTGCTGATGATGGTTGAAATCCAGCGGCGCCAGCGCAATTGCCTGGTGCTGGTGAGCCATGACCTGGGCGTGCATTACCAGATCACCGACCGGCTGGTGATCATGTATCAGGGGCGGATTGTCGAGCAGGGCCCGACCGCCGACATCTTCGCCAATCCGCAGCACGATTATACCAAGAACCTCATCGCCTCGCTGCCGCGGCTGCATGGCAAGCGGGCGGTCGAGACGCTGGGAGCGGTGTCATGA
- a CDS encoding LysR family transcriptional regulator yields MSTPTDWERQRAFLAVLREGSLSGAARALNVAQPTIRRRIEDLERDHGVALFTRAPNGLIPTAIALELASHVEAMANAAAAFARTASAEAGSASGTVRITASEVVAVEVLPSILAQLHQDHPGLVIELGLNNRSEDLLARQADIAVRMTRPLQEALVAKRIGAIRLGLHARRDYLDRHGTPASLEDLQRFATIGFETDPVGIAAYREKGVTLQREDFAFRCNSDIGQLAAIRAGIGIGICHTGIARRDPGLVRVLPDTFGFELETWVVTHEDLRHVERIRLTFDALVKGLQDYAAS; encoded by the coding sequence ATGAGCACTCCAACCGATTGGGAACGGCAGCGCGCCTTCCTCGCCGTATTGCGCGAGGGCAGCCTTTCGGGTGCGGCCCGGGCGCTCAATGTCGCCCAGCCCACCATTCGCCGCCGCATCGAAGACCTTGAGCGCGACCATGGTGTCGCCCTCTTTACCCGCGCCCCCAATGGCCTCATCCCCACCGCTATTGCGCTCGAGCTGGCCAGCCATGTCGAGGCCATGGCCAATGCCGCCGCGGCCTTTGCCCGCACCGCCTCCGCCGAGGCCGGCTCGGCCTCCGGCACGGTGCGCATCACCGCCAGCGAGGTCGTTGCCGTCGAAGTGCTGCCATCAATCCTGGCCCAATTGCACCAGGATCATCCCGGCCTCGTCATCGAACTCGGCCTCAACAATCGCAGCGAGGACCTGCTGGCCCGACAGGCCGATATCGCCGTGCGCATGACCCGCCCGCTCCAGGAAGCGCTGGTCGCCAAGCGGATCGGCGCCATCCGGCTTGGGCTCCATGCCCGGCGCGATTATCTCGACCGGCATGGCACGCCGGCCAGCCTCGAGGATCTCCAGCGCTTTGCCACCATCGGCTTTGAAACCGACCCGGTCGGCATCGCCGCCTATCGCGAAAAGGGTGTCACCCTGCAACGGGAAGATTTTGCCTTTCGCTGCAACAGCGATATCGGCCAATTGGCGGCCATTCGCGCCGGCATCGGCATCGGCATTTGCCACACCGGCATCGCCAGACGCGACCCCGGCCTGGTCCGGGTCCTCCCCGACACATTCGGCTTCGAGCTCGAAACCTGGGTCGTCACCCACGAAGACCTCCGCCACGTCGAACGCATCCGCCTCACCTTCGACGCCCTGGTCAAGGGCCTGCAGGATTACGCTGCGTCATAG
- a CDS encoding LacI family DNA-binding transcriptional regulator gives MTTISKVAERAGVSRTTVSHVLNHADRVSAHLRARVLEAVEELGYVPNPQAQSLRTGRTNIVALLIPDIRNPFYPELVKTAQSDLEAIGLDTMIFNSDVPGGHPQEHNKEYLRQIRNKRVDGLIVGDFALHRMHDELLKLDIPTVFIGDLPNHAVDSVRIDDFGGGRAMGQYLAGRGHKRIAHVTGPSHFAEAMARAAGLEAGLAEAGTPAAPELRYEGTYLAPSGEAAVDWLVENHRHAMPSAIFFANYLMATAGLARLHDHGLSVPNDIAVAVFGDQPEMRYARPTLTRIGVAPAALAHRAVAMLIERLNGTYTGAPRTEVLDCALKQFDSA, from the coding sequence ATGACAACGATTTCCAAAGTTGCCGAGCGCGCCGGCGTGTCGCGGACCACCGTCTCCCATGTGCTCAATCATGCCGATCGGGTCTCGGCCCATTTGCGTGCCCGCGTGCTGGAAGCGGTGGAGGAACTGGGCTATGTGCCCAATCCGCAGGCCCAGAGCCTGCGCACCGGCCGCACTAATATCGTGGCCCTGCTGATCCCCGATATCCGCAACCCCTTCTATCCCGAGCTGGTCAAGACGGCCCAATCCGATCTCGAGGCCATCGGGCTCGATACCATGATCTTCAATTCCGACGTGCCCGGTGGCCATCCCCAAGAGCACAACAAGGAATATCTCCGCCAGATCCGCAACAAGCGGGTCGATGGCCTGATCGTGGGCGATTTCGCGCTGCATCGCATGCATGACGAATTGCTCAAGCTCGATATCCCCACCGTCTTCATCGGCGATCTGCCCAACCACGCCGTCGACAGCGTCAGGATCGACGATTTCGGCGGCGGCCGCGCCATGGGCCAATATCTGGCCGGCCGGGGCCACAAGCGCATCGCCCATGTCACCGGCCCCAGCCATTTTGCCGAAGCCATGGCCCGCGCTGCGGGTCTCGAAGCTGGGCTCGCCGAAGCTGGCACCCCCGCCGCGCCTGAGCTGCGCTACGAGGGCACCTATCTCGCCCCTTCCGGCGAAGCGGCCGTCGACTGGCTGGTCGAAAACCACCGCCACGCCATGCCCAGCGCCATCTTTTTCGCCAATTACCTGATGGCCACGGCAGGCCTCGCCCGCCTCCACGATCACGGGCTTTCAGTGCCCAACGACATCGCCGTCGCCGTCTTTGGCGACCAGCCCGAAATGCGCTATGCCCGCCCCACCCTCACCCGCATCGGCGTCGCCCCCGCCGCCCTCGCCCACCGCGCCGTCGCCATGCTGATTGAACGCCTCAACGGCACCTATACCGGCGCCCCCCGCACCGAAGTGCTCGACTGCGCCCTCAAACAATTCGACAGCGCCTGA
- a CDS encoding ABC transporter permease, with amino-acid sequence MTLIRYIAGRLVVYALVIMFALTVLFFVPRLGPTDPIEAMLAKVSSQGAYMDAAQVDALRQSLADTFGLGGSLWEQYGAFIKRIVLTADFGPSLSMYPTPVMELIRNALPWTFGLLLTSTLIAWVLGNFVGLLSGWKPNSPTSRVMEGIAICLYPIPYYILALVLSILFSYVWKIFPLTTTIRGAPWSWELVTSVVWNSFLPAMSIVIVVFGWWVISVKAQTTALREEEFVRYARLKGLGDGRILTRYVLPNAILPQITFLALQIGLMFNGSLITEILFDYPGLGLLIYSAVLQGDFNLLMGTISLSVIAVATATMVIDLIYPLLDPRIRHR; translated from the coding sequence ATGACCCTTATCCGCTACATTGCCGGGCGGCTCGTGGTCTATGCCCTGGTGATCATGTTTGCGCTGACGGTGCTGTTCTTCGTGCCGCGGCTGGGGCCGACCGACCCGATCGAGGCCATGCTGGCCAAGGTGTCCTCGCAGGGCGCCTATATGGACGCGGCGCAGGTAGATGCCCTGCGCCAGTCGCTGGCCGATACGTTCGGGCTGGGCGGCTCGCTCTGGGAGCAATATGGCGCCTTCATCAAGCGCATCGTGCTGACGGCCGATTTCGGGCCGTCGCTCTCGATGTATCCGACCCCGGTGATGGAGCTGATCCGCAATGCCCTGCCCTGGACTTTCGGGCTGCTGCTGACCTCGACGCTGATCGCCTGGGTGCTGGGCAATTTCGTGGGGCTCCTGTCAGGCTGGAAGCCCAATAGCCCGACTTCGCGGGTGATGGAGGGGATAGCGATCTGCCTTTACCCCATCCCCTATTACATCCTGGCGCTCGTGCTCTCGATCCTGTTTTCCTATGTCTGGAAGATCTTTCCGCTGACCACGACCATTCGCGGCGCGCCCTGGAGCTGGGAGCTGGTGACGAGCGTGGTCTGGAATTCGTTCCTGCCGGCCATGTCCATCGTCATCGTGGTGTTCGGCTGGTGGGTGATCAGCGTCAAGGCGCAGACCACGGCGCTCAGGGAAGAGGAATTCGTGCGCTATGCCCGGCTCAAGGGGCTGGGCGATGGGCGCATCCTCACCCGCTATGTGCTGCCCAATGCCATCCTGCCGCAGATCACGTTTCTGGCGCTGCAGATCGGGCTGATGTTCAACGGCTCGCTGATCACGGAAATCCTGTTCGATTATCCGGGGCTGGGCCTGCTGATCTACTCGGCCGTGCTGCAGGGCGATTTCAACCTGTTGATGGGCACGATCAGCCTTTCGGTCATCGCGGTGGCGACTGCCACCATGGTCATCGACCTGATCTATCCGCTGCTCGATCCACGCATCAGGCACAGGTAG
- a CDS encoding ABC transporter ATP-binding protein produces the protein MSGVPILEVSNLSRSYRKGGLFGGKPFKAVDDVSFTLPETPQVFSIVGESGSGKTTIARMILRLVEPSEGSIRLLGRPLSGKGADRIDNFEFRRLVQPIFQNPFEAFSAYLPVEAYLRRTALNLRVARNEAEAIAAADVALRSVGLSYERIRGKYIRQFSGGELQRISVARALIPKPKLIVADEPVSMVDASLRMSIVNLFRQIVGEQGVSFIYITHDLSTAYYLSDQVSIMNTGRVVESGVPTDILDNPQQAYTRELMAAIPSVGDRWSELDAIDEQYSHPDIRHQSALKHPPTNA, from the coding sequence ATGAGCGGCGTGCCCATACTCGAAGTCAGCAATCTCTCGCGCAGCTATCGCAAGGGCGGCCTGTTCGGCGGCAAGCCGTTCAAGGCGGTGGACGATGTGTCCTTCACCCTGCCGGAGACGCCGCAGGTCTTTTCAATCGTGGGGGAATCGGGGTCGGGCAAGACGACGATTGCCCGCATGATCCTGCGGCTGGTCGAGCCCAGCGAAGGCAGTATCAGGCTGCTCGGGCGACCGCTCAGCGGCAAGGGCGCAGACCGGATCGACAATTTCGAATTCCGGCGGCTGGTACAGCCCATTTTCCAGAATCCGTTCGAGGCGTTCAGTGCCTATCTGCCGGTCGAAGCCTATCTGCGCCGCACGGCGCTTAATCTGCGGGTGGCGCGCAATGAAGCCGAGGCCATCGCGGCGGCCGATGTGGCGCTGCGCTCGGTGGGGCTCAGTTATGAGCGCATTCGCGGCAAATATATCCGGCAGTTCTCGGGCGGCGAATTGCAGCGCATCAGCGTGGCACGGGCGCTGATCCCCAAGCCGAAGCTGATCGTGGCGGACGAGCCGGTCTCGATGGTGGATGCGAGTTTGCGCATGTCCATCGTCAATCTGTTCCGCCAGATCGTTGGGGAACAGGGCGTCTCGTTCATCTACATCACGCATGACCTGTCGACCGCCTATTACCTGTCCGACCAGGTCTCGATCATGAATACCGGGCGGGTGGTGGAGAGTGGTGTGCCCACCGACATCCTCGACAATCCCCAACAGGCTTATACGCGCGAATTGATGGCGGCGATTCCCTCGGTCGGGGACCGCTGGAGCGAACTCGACGCCATCGACGAGCAATATTCCCATCCAGACATTCGGCACCAGAGTGCACTCAAGCACCCGCCAACCAACGCTTGA
- a CDS encoding ThuA domain-containing protein, with protein MREALIVWGGWSGHEPEQCATIIRTMLEEDGFKVYVENTTEAFADPSIRDLSLIVPIFTMSKIEKEELSNLTAAVEGGVGLAGYHGGMGDAFRDAVDYQFMVGGQWVAHPGNIIDYRVDITRPDDPVMQGIESFPYHSEQYYMHVDPSNEVLATTTFTGEHASWIDGVTMPVVWKRKHGQGRVFYSSLGHVSSEFAVPQMNTILRRGMNWAAR; from the coding sequence ATGCGTGAAGCACTGATCGTTTGGGGCGGCTGGAGCGGGCATGAGCCCGAACAATGCGCCACCATCATTCGCACCATGCTCGAGGAAGACGGTTTCAAGGTCTATGTCGAGAACACGACCGAAGCCTTCGCCGATCCCTCCATCCGCGATCTCAGCCTGATCGTGCCGATCTTCACCATGAGCAAGATCGAAAAGGAAGAACTGTCAAACCTCACCGCCGCCGTCGAAGGCGGCGTGGGTCTCGCTGGCTATCACGGCGGCATGGGCGACGCCTTCCGCGATGCGGTCGATTACCAATTCATGGTCGGCGGCCAATGGGTCGCCCATCCGGGCAATATCATCGACTACCGCGTCGATATCACCCGCCCGGATGACCCGGTCATGCAAGGGATCGAAAGCTTCCCCTACCATTCCGAGCAATATTACATGCATGTCGACCCCTCCAACGAGGTGCTGGCAACCACCACCTTCACCGGCGAGCACGCCTCCTGGATCGACGGCGTCACCATGCCCGTGGTCTGGAAGCGCAAGCACGGCCAGGGCCGGGTGTTTTATTCCTCGCTCGGCCACGTATCGAGCGAATTCGCCGTCCCGCAGATGAACACCATCCTGCGCCGCGGCATGAACTGGGCGGCGCGGTAG
- a CDS encoding SDR family oxidoreductase, which translates to MILLTGATGNVGFEIARILDQQGVTAKALVRSPAAAEKLAGFSHIIPVEGDLDDAASVAAALEGVETAFLLTRSSERAEAQQLGFVTAAKAAGIRHIVKFSQVHADAASPVRFLRYHAAVEAAIKASGLSYTFLRANLFMQELLAFGETIRQQGNIFAPVGDGAVSLVDVRDLAAVAVAALTQPGHDGKSYDLTGPEALTHDEIARQIGTVLGREVGYVDIAPEQMRQVLRDYHFPDWQADGVIEDYAHYARGEAAGISGDIEKVTGRKARSLGVFLGDYADRLRG; encoded by the coding sequence ATGATCCTGCTCACTGGCGCTACCGGCAATGTCGGCTTCGAAATCGCTAGAATTCTCGACCAGCAGGGCGTGACCGCCAAGGCGCTGGTCCGCTCGCCCGCAGCGGCCGAAAAGCTGGCCGGGTTCAGCCATATTATTCCCGTCGAGGGCGATCTCGACGATGCCGCTTCCGTGGCGGCGGCGCTTGAGGGGGTGGAGACGGCGTTTCTTTTGACCCGCTCGTCGGAACGGGCCGAGGCGCAGCAATTGGGGTTCGTTACGGCGGCCAAGGCGGCCGGTATCCGCCACATCGTCAAATTCTCCCAGGTGCATGCCGATGCCGCTTCGCCTGTGCGGTTCCTGCGCTACCACGCGGCGGTGGAAGCGGCGATCAAGGCGAGCGGGCTGAGCTATACCTTTTTGCGGGCAAACCTGTTCATGCAGGAATTGCTGGCCTTCGGCGAGACGATCCGCCAGCAGGGCAATATTTTCGCGCCGGTCGGGGACGGGGCGGTGAGCCTGGTGGATGTGCGCGACCTGGCGGCGGTTGCTGTCGCGGCGCTGACCCAGCCGGGCCATGACGGCAAAAGCTACGACCTGACGGGGCCGGAAGCACTGACCCATGACGAAATCGCCCGGCAGATCGGCACTGTGCTGGGGCGGGAGGTGGGCTATGTCGATATCGCCCCCGAACAGATGCGGCAGGTGCTGCGGGATTACCATTTTCCCGATTGGCAGGCCGATGGGGTGATTGAGGACTATGCCCATTACGCCCGGGGCGAGGCGGCCGGGATCAGCGGGGATATCGAAAAGGTGACGGGGCGTAAGGCGCGGAGCCTTGGGGTGTTTCTGGGGGATTATGCGGATCGGTTGCGGGGGTAG
- a CDS encoding glycoside hydrolase family 172 protein, whose amino-acid sequence MNAPFSGLDLNLGNLYRLSNAKTRSISPENFTGEKGKGGMATEGTGANCARGLGQGWKVSPSIRIEPGETRVLADIEGPGAIQQIWLTTANLRWRDLILRIYWDDQEHPSVVAPVGDFFCSGWNRFSQVTSLAVCVNPGRAFNCYWQMPFRKRARVEIENRDPDDFGIIYYQVNYALTEVPEDAAYFHAQFRRTNPLPFKTDYTIIDGIKGRGQYVGTYMAWGVNNAGWWGEGEIKFFMDGDKDFPTICGTGTEDYFCGAYNFDGGVVDDTMDSRYREFTTPYAGLPQVIRPDGVYNSQMRFGMYRWHIHDPIRFDDDLRVTIQALGWRTEKKDRRYLPLQDDIASVAFWYQTLPTAPFPELADRDYLEVI is encoded by the coding sequence ATGAACGCCCCCTTTTCCGGCCTCGACCTCAATCTCGGCAATCTCTACCGGCTGTCAAATGCCAAGACCCGTTCCATATCACCGGAGAATTTCACCGGGGAAAAGGGGAAAGGCGGCATGGCCACCGAAGGCACCGGCGCCAATTGCGCCCGCGGGCTGGGGCAGGGCTGGAAGGTTTCGCCCTCGATCCGGATCGAGCCAGGTGAAACGCGGGTGCTGGCCGATATCGAGGGGCCGGGCGCCATCCAGCAGATCTGGCTGACCACGGCCAATCTGCGCTGGCGCGACCTGATCCTGCGCATCTATTGGGACGACCAGGAGCATCCTTCGGTGGTGGCGCCGGTGGGCGACTTTTTCTGCTCGGGCTGGAACCGGTTTTCGCAGGTGACCTCGCTGGCCGTCTGCGTCAATCCCGGCCGGGCGTTCAACTGCTATTGGCAGATGCCGTTCCGCAAGCGGGCGCGTGTCGAGATCGAAAACCGCGATCCCGACGATTTCGGCATCATTTATTACCAGGTCAATTATGCGCTGACCGAGGTGCCCGAGGACGCGGCCTATTTCCACGCCCAGTTCCGCCGCACCAATCCGCTGCCGTTCAAGACCGATTACACCATCATCGATGGCATCAAGGGCCGGGGCCAATATGTGGGCACCTATATGGCCTGGGGCGTCAACAATGCCGGCTGGTGGGGCGAGGGCGAGATCAAGTTCTTCATGGATGGGGACAAGGATTTCCCCACCATTTGCGGCACCGGCACGGAGGACTATTTCTGCGGCGCTTATAATTTCGATGGCGGGGTGGTGGATGATACCATGGACAGCCGCTATCGCGAATTCACCACGCCCTATGCCGGCCTGCCGCAGGTGATCCGGCCCGACGGGGTCTATAACAGCCAGATGCGCTTCGGCATGTATCGCTGGCATATCCATGACCCGATCCGGTTCGATGACGATCTGCGGGTCACCATCCAGGCGCTGGGCTGGCGCACCGAAAAGAAGGACCGGCGCTACCTGCCACTGCAGGACGATATCGCCTCGGTCGCCTTCTGGTACCAGACGCTGCCGACTGCGCCTTTCCCCGAACTCGCCGACCGCGATTATCTCGAAGTCATCTGA